CATGGACAGATTGCTCGTCATCACCGCGCAGGTCGCCATCGCCCACGGCCACCGGGTCGAGGTGATCGAGCAGATCGATCCCCTCACCGAGGAGCCCGTCGTCCAGGCTGTCGTCGACCTCGACACCGGCATCCGCTACCGACGCGCGGACGACGTGCGCGGCGAGTTCTCCCGCTGGATCGGGCGGGTGCTCGAGTGCACGGTGACGATCGGCGGTGCGGGGCGCACGGTGCTGCGCGTCGACCCGATCGGACCGGGGGCGACCGGGGCGAAGCGGGCGCTGCACGGTGCCGATGCGGCCGCGGATGCCGCGAAGGCCGAGGCCGACCGCTGGGGTGGCACGGACCGTCCGCCCATGGAGGAGCCGGAACGCTTCTGGTGAGCTTCTCTCCGCTGCGCATCAGCGGAAGTCCCTGGACCGGTGCGTGAGCCCGGTGCGGAGATCTTCGAAGGCATCGGCGAGCACGTTCACGACCCCCTCTTCCGAGCGCTCCAGGATGCCGCGGATGATGAGCGCCGGAGAGTCGCGGGCCACACGCCGATAGCGGTTCCACACGCCGGTCGAGCAGACGACGTTCACCAGTCCGCTCTCGTCCTCGAGGTTCATGAACGTGATGCCTGAGGCCGTGGCCGGTCGCTGGCGGTGCGTGACGAGCCCGGCGACCTCGATGCGACGGCCGGACTCGTGTGCGCGCAGATCGGCGGCGGTCAGGACGCCTCTGTCGTGCAGCGCGCCGCGGAAGTGGGCCATCGGGTGGTCGTCGGTCGACACCCCGGTCGCCCAGAGGTCGGCGGAGAGCCGCTCATAGCTGGTCTGGTCGGCGAACAGGGGCGGCTGCACGGCGACGGAGGTGCCGGGAAGGAACCGCGACCGGTCGTCGGCCGCCGCACCCGCGAGCCAGATCGCCTCGCGCCGCTCCAGGCCGAGGCAGGCGAACGCGCCGGCGGTGGCGAGAGCCTCCAGCTGTGCGGCCGTGGCGTCTGTGCGCCGCACCAGGTCGTGCAGGTCGCGGTAGAGCCCGTTCGCCTCGCGCTCGGCGACGATCTTCTCGGCCAGGGGCACGCCGATCCCACGGATGCCGCTGAGCCCCAGTCGCACGGCGTGACCGCCGTCTCGGCGATGGGAGGCCGACTCGTCGGGGGCGTCTCTGTCGAAGCGGAGCGTCGGGGGCTGCGGGACGGCGAGGCAGTCGTCCCTGCCGGTCGGGCGCCGGGTGGGCTCGGCGAGCGGCTCCAGTGTCTCGGTGGCACCCGAGAGGTGCAGATCGGGGCGACGGACCTCCACGCCGTGCCGTCGCGCATCGGCGGTCAGGGTCGCCCCGGAGTAGAAGCCCATGGGCTGCGAACGCAGCAGCCCGGCGAGGAAGGCGGCGGGATAGTGCAGCTTCAGCCAGGAACTCGCATACACGAGCAGCGCGAACGACAGCGAATGGGACTCCGCGAAGCCGAAGTTCGAGAACGCCTGGATCTGCGCGTAGATGCGATCGGAGGCGTCGATGTCGAGCCCTCTCCTCGCCATTCCCGCGTAGAGCTTCTCGCGCACTCGCTCGATCTTCTCCAGGCCGCGCTTGGACCCCATGGCCCGACGCAGCAGATCGGCCTCGTCGGCCGTGCAGTCGCCGACCGCGGTGGCCATCTGGATGAGCTGCTCCTGGAAGATCGGGATCCCCAGGGTGCGTTTCAGGATCGGTTCGAGATCGCTGTGCGGGTAGGGGATCTCGAGGTCCACCGGCTCCTCGCCGCGGGCGGTCCGCTCCCGGTTCTCCTCGTCGAGGCGGTCCTTCGCCATCTTGCGCCGGACGAACGGATGCACGGCGCCGCCCTGGATGGGGCCGGGACGGATGAGGGCGATCTGGATGGTGAGGTCGTAGAAGCTCCGCGGCTGCAGGCGGGGGAGCAGCCCGATCTGGGCACGCGACTCGACCTGGAACACCCCGATCGAATCCGCTCGGCACAGCATGTCGTAGACCGCCGGCTCCTCCTTGGGGAGTGTCTCCAGCGTCCACCGCTCGCCGGTGGCCTCGAGGATCATGTCGAAGCAGTGCTGGAGCGCGGCGAGCATCCCGAGACCCAGCAGGTCGAACTTCACCAGCCCCATGAAGGCGGCGTCGTCCTTGTCCCACTGGATCACGGTACGGTCCTCCATGCGGGCATGCTCGACCGGCACGACCTCGCCGACGGGTCGTGCCGTGAGCACCATGCCGCCGGAGTGGATGCCGAGGTGACGCGGAGCCTTCAGCAGCTCGCCCGCGTAGGCGAGCACGTTCTCGGGGATGTCGTGCCCCTCGGAGGGCTCCAACCCCGTGCTCCAGCCGTCGACCTGGCGGGACCAGGCATCCTGCTGCCCCGGCGAGTGGCCGAGCGCCCTCGCCATGTCGCGCACCGCGTTCTTCGGTCGGTACTGGATGACGTTCGCCACCTGGGCCGCGCGCTCCCTGCCGTACTCCCCGTACACCCACTGGATGATCTCCTCGCGGCGGCGGGAGTCGAAGTCCACGTCGATGTCGGGCTCCTCGGTGCGGGTGGTGGCGAGGAACCTCTCGAAGGGGAGTCCGTAGAGGATCGGGTCGACGGCGGTGATGCCCAGCAGGTAGCAGACCGCGCTCGCCGCAGCCGATCCTCGCCCCTGGCAGAGGATGCCGCGCCGGCGAGCCTCGGCGACGATGCCGTGCACGATGAGGAAGTACCCGGGGAAGTCCTTCTCCTCGATGACGTCGAGCTCCCGCTCGATCCGGCGATGCTCCTCGTCCTTCAGCCGGGGGTACTTCGACGGCACGGCATCCCACACGAGCTGTCGCAGCCAACTCATCGGCGTGTGCCCCTCCGGCACCTTCTGCTTCGGCAGCGCCGGCCGGGCGAGCCGCAGCGGGAAGGCGGATGCCGAGGCCAGCTCCAAGCCGTACGAGATCGCCCCCGGGTAGCGCTGGAAGCGGGCCGACATCTCCGCACCGCTGCGCAGGTGCGCGCCGCCGTGCGCGGGCAGCCATCCGTCGAGCTCGTCCATGCTGCGCACGGCGCGGACGGCGGCCACGGCTTCGGCGAGCGGCGCCTGTGCGGGGCTGGCGTAGTGCACGTTGTTCGTCGCCACCACGGGCAGGCGCATCCGCCGGGCGAGATCGGCGAGAGCGTCGTTGCGGCGGGTGTCCTGCGGGTCTCCATGGTCGAAGAGCTCGACGGCGACGTGCTCGGCGCCGAACAGGTCGACGAGGCTCCGGAGCGGGGTCGCGGCATCGCCTGCCTCGAGTCCTCGGCGCACCGCGCCCTTGCGGCATCCGGTCAGGATCGTCCAGTGCCCGCCCGCGCTCGCCGCGAGCTCGTCGAGGTCGTACACCGGGCGCCCCTTCTCGCCCCCGCGCAGCTGGGCGGCGGTGATCGCGCCCGAGAGACGGTGATAGCCCTCCATCCCCCGGGCGAGGACCAGCAGATGCTCGCCCGCCGGATCGGGGCTGCCCCGCTGCGGGGCGGGAAGGTCGAGTGACAGCTCCGCGCCGTACACCGTCTGCAGCGGCGTCTTCATGAGCTCGGCCTGATCGGCGAAGCGCGCGGCGCCGTAGAAGCCGTCGTGGTCGGTGAGGGCGAGTGCGGTGAGACCGAGGCGCTCGGCCTCGGCGAGGAGGTCTTCCGGGGCGGAGGCGCCGTCGAGGAACGAGTACGAGGAGTGCGCATGCAGCTCGGCGTAGGGCACCGCATCGGCCGGCCGCGATATGCCGGTGACCGGCGTGCGCTGCCGCCGTCTGCTCACCGGCCCGGGGTCGGGTCGCGAGGCGGGCGGCTCGACACTCTGCCGCGGGGGCGGCTCCTCGCCGCTGAGGGTGCGCTCGAGCTCGCTCCAGGTCTGCGGGGGATTGTGCCAGCCCATCAGCGATACCTCCCCTCGACCCACCAGCGTTCACCGGTGCGGAAGACGAGCCAGGCGTGGTCGTGGTCGTCGACGATCTGGAGCCGGTGTCCTCGCCTGCCTCCGTCGGATGCCCATCGGCGCTCGTGCACGGGCCAGGGGCCGGCCCAGGCCTGCACGGCGACGCCGTCGATGCGCGCGGGGTCCTGGGAGAGGGCTCCCCGGTCGTCGATGCTGATCGCGGCGCCGTCGGCGGCGAGCACGCCGATGGGACGCGGCGGCAGGAAGACCTCGGCGGGGAGAGGGTCGGGCAGGCTTCCCGGCCAGGGGGAGCCGGGATCGCGCGGCGGGACCGGCCGCTCGCCCCAGGGTGTGAGGACCTGACGATCGGCGAGCCAGCGGCCTCCCGCGAGGGCGGCCGTGACCACGCCCTGATGGCCCAGCATGGTCTGCACACGGGAGACCGCGTGGTGCAGCCGCTCATCGGTGCCGGAGCCGAAGAGCCCGGGCTGGTGGTGGGCGGCGTCGTCCACGGCGACCGGGACGATCCGCACCGCCACGATGCCGCCGAACGCCCGTGCCTCGTCGACGGGCTCCTTCGCCGACTGCGCGGCCAGCGCCTCCAGCTGCCACCGCACGCGGTCGACGAGGTCGGAGGCGTCGAAGCAGGTCGGATGCAGCCAGGTGCGGGAGAAGACCGTGCCGTTGTCGTCCGTCATGTCGATCCGCACCTCCGTGCAGACGACAGAGGCGTCTCCGAGCGCGAGCAGCACGGCATCCGCCGTCTGCCGCACGGCGAAGGCCACCTGATCGGTTCCGCCCAGCGGGGATTCGAACTCGATGCCCCGCACCAGCTCGGGGTCGGGAGGGCGAGGGGTCAGCGGTCGGGAATCGGCGCCGGCGGCGAGGGCATGCAGGCGGGCGCCGTGCTCTCCGAAGCGGTCGCGCACGTCGAGCGGGGCGAGGGCGGTGAACTCGCCGAGAGTGCGCACACCGAGACGGACGAGGAGGCCGGCGATCTGCTCGTCCCGCAGCACCTGCACGGGGTAGGGCGCGAGGAACTCCTGGGAGCGCCCCGGCGGGACGACGGTGCAGGCGTCGCGGCCCCGGGCGGCGATCTCGGCGGTGAAGGGGCCGTCGGCCACGCCGATGCGCACCTCGGGCAGCCCCGCTTCCGTGAGCACGGACGTGAGAGCCCCGGCCGCCTCGGCCTCGCCGCCGTGATAGCGGGAGATGCCCCTGGCGCGCAGGATCGCGAGCCCCGGACGCAGCAGGGTCACACCGGGGGCGTGCTTCTCGATGAGGTGCAGCACGGGGAGGAAGGCGCGCTCGTCTCGTGCCGGGTCGTGCGGAAGCACCCGCAGCGAGGAGAGATGCCCCTGCGCGACGCGGCGGCGCTGACCGGTGCGCACGCCGTGCTCCCTGGCCGAGGCCGTGCAGGCGACGATCGTGTTCGCCTGCACCAGCGCGGTGGGCGGATGGGGAGGCGGACCGCCCAGAGCGGCGCGCAGCGGCCAGTCCGGGAACCACAGCACGAGGACGCGGAGCGGGGCGTTCATCCGGCCTCCGCCCAGTGCAGGAGCTCGGTCGGAGCCGCGTCGTCGACCGAGCTCCTGCCGGACGCCGTCTCGGCGGCGAGCGACGGCAGCGCGGTGAGCTCTGCCGCGGCCGCCTCGACGGCGCCGTGTCCGCCGGGCAGCTGCACGCGCACGCTCGAGGGCCGGGGGCTGTGCCGGGTCAGGGCCGTCACCGTCACGGTGCAGTCGGAGAGCAGCCCCCAGCCCGCGCCGAGACCGTGCCAGTGCGGGTCGTGCAGGCGGATCGTCCCCTCGCTCTGCGGCCATCGCTCCACGGCGGGGGACTCCGTGACCAGGAGCGTGCATCCGCGATCACGGAGCCGCGCGCTGAGACGGGACACGTCGGCGTCCCGTGCCCGCGACTGCGGATTCACCACGATGAGGGGGACGACCTCGGCCAGTGCCGACGTCGCCGCGAGCCAGCGCTCGCCGGGTTCGGGGACGAGGATCAACCGCGTGAGGTCGATGCCGAACGCGGCAGCAGCCTCGACGCCGAGCGTCGGCATGCCGACCACCGCGCACCAATGCCCCTTCCGCGACGCCGCGCTGAGCAGGGCGAGCACGAGGCTCGGCGACGGGGAGACGCTGTAGGCGGTGCCGGTCTGCAGCCCCTCCTCCGGCAGCAGAGCGGCGAGCGAGGGGTCGAGCGGGAGCAGCGCGTGCTCGCTGCGCCGCCGCTGCATCCTGCTGATCTCGCGGCGCAGACGCAGCACCTCTCCGGCGCGAGAATCGCTGGTCGGAGAGAGCGCGGTCACCGCATCGAGCCCGATCCCCATGCATCCATCCTCGAAGATATGTACGAATAAAGCAAGTGGCACTGGCGACGCTAGTTCGTACATCGGACATCCGGAATCGACGCCGGGAATCGGTTATCCACACCGACGGAGCGCGACATCCGCCGATCTCCTAACCTGCCGGGATGGACCCCCGGCTCGCACTCGTCGCCCTCGTGCACGGCGCCCTGCTGGGCATCGGCGGGTGGCTGATCATGATCGACATCCGCACGCATCGGCTGCCGGATCGGATCGTGCTGCCGACCCTCGCGTCGCTGATCCTCCTCGTCGTGATCGATGCCGCGGTCGCGGGGCAGAGCGCTCCGACGATCCGTGCGCTCCTCGGCATGCTCGTCCTCGGCGGGTTCTACGCCCTGCTGCGACTGATCAGCCGGTCGGGGATGGGCGGAGGCGATGTCAAGCTCGCCGCGGTCATCGGACTCGTCCTGGGATGGCACGGCTGGCAGCAGCTCGCGATCGGCGCGGCATCCGCCTTCGTGCTGGGCGCGCTCTTCGCCCTCGCGCTGATCCTCCTGCGTCGGGCGGACGGCACCACCCGCATCGCGTTCGGCCCGTGGATGATCGCGGGCGCGCTCCTCGGCGTCCTCGTCGGATGAAGGGTCTACTCTGAGGTCATGGCACTCGCACGACTTCACGGCGGCCCGCTCGACGGGCAGATCATCCCCCTCGGCGACGCGGACGACAAGCTGATCGTCCCCTACAGCGAGACGCAGGTGGTCTACAACCGCCGTGGCGAGCCGCAGAACACCGGACCCGAAGACGGTCCCACCGAGATCGACTACTGGTTCGACGAAGCCCTCGAGGATCTCACTCTCAACGATGACGACTGAGCCGTCCCGCACGGTCGAGGTCGAGCGCAAGTACGACGTCGACATCGACACACCGCTGCCCCGCTGGGGTGACATCCCCGGCGTCGACGCCGTCACAGCGGGGGAGGCGCGGGCGCTGGACGCCCGCTACTTCGACACCGCAGACGGCACTCTCGCGCGCTCCGGAGTCGCGCTCCGGCGGCGCACCGGCGGCCCGGACGAGGGCTGGCACGTGAAGGGGCCGAGGCAGGGCGACGGACGGCTCGAGCTCGGCTGGCCGCTCGGCGAGGGCGACGCGCTGCCCGACGACGTCACCGCGACCGTCTCCACCTGGACCACCGCGCCGCTCGCGCCGCTCGCCCGGATCGAGAACGACCGCACCGCGTACCTGCTCACCGGTCCCGACGGGGTCGTGGCGGAGTTCGTCGACGATCGGGTCCGCGCCACCGACCTCCGCGGAGGCGTGCAGCGGGAATGGCGGGAGTGGGAGATGGAGCTCGGCCCCGCGGCCCCCGCCGACGCGGCAGGACGCGAGGTGTTCTTCGCCGCGGTCGAGCGAGCCGTCAGGGCCGCCGGCGGCCGCGATTCCGCATCCGGATCCAAGCTCGCCCGCGCGCTGGGGTTCTAGCCCGATGACGGCGCCGCACGCAACCCCTTCCCGGGAGCGCTCGGCGCGTGCTTGAGTGACTGCATGAGCCGACCGCCTGTGCTTCGATCGCTGCAGACGATCGTCCCCGACACCGTCCTCCACCAGGATGAGGTGCGCGATGTCTTCGCCGCGCAGCCCGATCTCGGGCGGCTGGCGCAGCGGATCGTGTCGACGTCGTTCACCGTGTCCGGAATCGACACCCGTCACACCGTGATCGACGAGCTGTCCCTCGACTCCGACGTGGAGGATCCGATCTTCTTCGACCGCCGGTCGGGGGCGCTGCTCGCACCGGGGACGAAGGCGCGCAACGAGGTCTACACGCGTGAAGCGGCCAGACTCTTCGTCGATGTGGCGCGGCGGGCGCTCGATGCCGACCCCGACATCGAGCCGGCCGATGTGACGCACGTCATCACCGTCTCGTGCACGGGCTTCCATGCGCCCGGACCGGAATACGAGATCGTTCGGGCACTCGGCCTGTCCGACAGCGTGCAGCGCTATCACCTCGGATTCATGGGCTGCTATGCGTCGATGCCGGCGCTCCGCGCGGCGAGTCAGTTCTGCACCGCGGACGAGAACGCCGTGGTCCTGGTGGTCAGCGTCGAGCTGTGCACCCTGCACCTGCGGTCCTCCGAGGATCCCGACACGATCGTGGCGTCCTCGCTGTTCGCCGACGGTGCGGCGGCCGGGATCGTGACGGCACGGGCTCTCCCGTCGGGGGTCACCGGCCTCCGTCTCGACCGCTTCCACACCGCGATCGCGCCCGAGGGCGAGAAGGCGATGGCCTGGACGATCGGCGACACCGGGTTCGAGATGATCCTGGCCACGACCGTGCCGCAGATCATCGGCGAGACGATCATCGGCGCCCTGCGGCCGCTGTACGCGCCGGAGGACGACCTGGTCGCCGCCTTCGACCGGGATGCCGTCGGCGGAGAGGTCGCGCACTGGGCGATCCATCCCGGCGGGCGCAGCATCCTGGATCGCATCCAGGAGAAGCTGCACCTCAGCGACGCGCAGCTGCACCCGGCCAGGGAGGTCCTGCGCGAGAACGGCAACATGTCGAGCGCGACCGTGCTGTTCGTGCTCAAGCGCATCCTCGAGCAGGAGGGTGCACGGGTCGGCGATCGCGTCTCGGCGATGGCGTTCGGGCCGGGCCTCACGGCCGAGAGCGCCCTGATGACCGTGACCGCCGCCGCGGACGCATGAGCGCGGGTCTCTCGACCAGGGACGTCGGCATCCGGGAGCTGATGGACGATCCGGAGGCGGACGAGCGGATGCTGGCGCGCACGTACGGGCGATTCGGCTTCGTGAACGCGGTCGTCTCCCGGCCCGGTCTGCTCTATCGGCGCGACATCCGCCCGAGAGCCGGCGGTGCGCCGCTGCGGATCCTCGACATCGGGGCCGGCGGCGGCGATCTGTGCCGGTTCCTCGCCGGACGGCTGCGCCACGACGGGCTCGCCGCGGAGATCACCGCCCTCGACACCGATGAGCGCGCGATCCGATGGGCTTCCGCGCACGATCGCGGAGCCGGGGTGCGCTACCGCCGTGCGCTGTCGACCGAGCTGGTCGACGAGGGGGAGGCATTCGACGTCGTGCTCTCCAACCACGTGCTGCATCACCTCGACGATGCAGAGCTGCAGACCGTGCTCGAGGACTCCCGGCGGCTCCTCGCGCCCGGCGGGCTGGCCGCGCACCACGACATCGCCCGCGGCCGCGCCGCCTATGCGCTCTTCGCGACGGCCACCTGGCCGCTCTCCGGGAACCTCCTCGCCGATTCGTTCATCCGCGAGGACGGACTCCTCAGCATCCGCCGCTCCCACACGGTGGCGGAGCTCCGGGCGATGGTCCCGCACGGCTGGCGAGTCCGCGGAGGCGTGCCGTCCCGGCTGGAGGTGCGGTGGGAGGACGATCGTGCCCGACCATGACGCGCTCGTCGTCGGGGCGGGCCCGGTGGGGCTGCTGCTGGCGTGCCTGCTGACGCAGGACGGACTGCGGGTGGCTGTCTGCGAACGTCGGACGGATGCCGACACGCGCACCCGCGCGATCGGCATCCACCGGCCGGGGCTCGAGGCGCTGGAGGCCGCCGGTCTCGGAGACGAGGTCCTGGCCGAGGCGCTGCGCCTCGACGGGGGAGAGGTGCGCAGCCGCCGGAGGACTCTGGCGTCGCTCGCGTTCCCGCCCGAGCGCCCCGTCCTGATCCTTCCGCAGCCGCGCACCGATGCGCTGCTCAGAGCGCGACTGCGGTCGCTCGTTCCCGATGCCCTGCGCGACGGATGGACCGTGCGCTCGGTCGATCCCGCGGACGACGTCGTGCGCGTCTCGGTCGATACTCCGGACATCGCCCGCGAGCTGACCGCCCGTTGCGTCGTGGTGGCCGACGGGGTGCGGAGCAGCCTGCGCGCGGATCTCGGACTCGGGTGGAGCCGCCGGAGCGGGCGCGCGAGCTACGCGATGGTCGATGTCGCCGAGGCGGAGGCAGACGCCCGCGCCGTGCTGCACTGCGAGCCGTCCGGCCTCGTCGAGTCGTTCCCGCTGCCCGGCGGACGGCGCCGGTGGGTGGCGCGCCAGGGGGCAGGCGAGCAGCTGGGCGCCGCGGACGCCTTCCGGGGCGCGGTCGAGGCGCGGACCGGCATCCGGCTGGATCTCGCGGATGATGTGCAGCCGACCGTGTTCGAGGCCGCGCAGCACATCGCCCGGCGCATCGTGCGCGGCCGCGTGGTCCTGCTCGGCGACGCGGCGCACGAGATCAGCCCGATCGGCGGCCAGGGGATGAATCTGGGCTGGACGGATGCCGTGCGACTGGCGCGGGAGCTCGTGCGCGCGCTCCCCGAGCGGATGCCGGACCTCGCCGGCTACGAGCGTGATCTGCGACGCAGGACGCGCATCGTCCAGAGCCGGTCGGCGTTCTACATGGCGATGGGTGCTCCGGCGCCGATCGGCGTGGCGGTCCCGCGGGAACTCGTCATCCGCACGCTGGGGACGCGGCCGCTGCGCCGCTGGTCCGCCGGGCTCATCACGATGCAGGGGCTCTGACGCACGAAGGCCCCGGTTCCCTCGTGAGGGGACCGGGGCCTTCGCGCTTCGCGTGCGGGGTTTCGACTCGCTTCGCTCACTCAACCTTGACGCGTCGCGTCAGAAGTTGATCATGTGCCCTGCGAGGCCGTGGAAGCCCTCCTGCAGCGCCTCCGACAGCGTCGGGTGGGTGTGCACGTTGCGGGCCAGCTCGAGCGCGGTGAGGTCCCACTTCTGCGCGAGGGTCAGCTC
This genomic interval from Microbacterium sp. LWH11-1.2 contains the following:
- a CDS encoding error-prone DNA polymerase; protein product: MGWHNPPQTWSELERTLSGEEPPPRQSVEPPASRPDPGPVSRRRQRTPVTGISRPADAVPYAELHAHSSYSFLDGASAPEDLLAEAERLGLTALALTDHDGFYGAARFADQAELMKTPLQTVYGAELSLDLPAPQRGSPDPAGEHLLVLARGMEGYHRLSGAITAAQLRGGEKGRPVYDLDELAASAGGHWTILTGCRKGAVRRGLEAGDAATPLRSLVDLFGAEHVAVELFDHGDPQDTRRNDALADLARRMRLPVVATNNVHYASPAQAPLAEAVAAVRAVRSMDELDGWLPAHGGAHLRSGAEMSARFQRYPGAISYGLELASASAFPLRLARPALPKQKVPEGHTPMSWLRQLVWDAVPSKYPRLKDEEHRRIERELDVIEEKDFPGYFLIVHGIVAEARRRGILCQGRGSAAASAVCYLLGITAVDPILYGLPFERFLATTRTEEPDIDVDFDSRRREEIIQWVYGEYGRERAAQVANVIQYRPKNAVRDMARALGHSPGQQDAWSRQVDGWSTGLEPSEGHDIPENVLAYAGELLKAPRHLGIHSGGMVLTARPVGEVVPVEHARMEDRTVIQWDKDDAAFMGLVKFDLLGLGMLAALQHCFDMILEATGERWTLETLPKEEPAVYDMLCRADSIGVFQVESRAQIGLLPRLQPRSFYDLTIQIALIRPGPIQGGAVHPFVRRKMAKDRLDEENRERTARGEEPVDLEIPYPHSDLEPILKRTLGIPIFQEQLIQMATAVGDCTADEADLLRRAMGSKRGLEKIERVREKLYAGMARRGLDIDASDRIYAQIQAFSNFGFAESHSLSFALLVYASSWLKLHYPAAFLAGLLRSQPMGFYSGATLTADARRHGVEVRRPDLHLSGATETLEPLAEPTRRPTGRDDCLAVPQPPTLRFDRDAPDESASHRRDGGHAVRLGLSGIRGIGVPLAEKIVAEREANGLYRDLHDLVRRTDATAAQLEALATAGAFACLGLERREAIWLAGAAADDRSRFLPGTSVAVQPPLFADQTSYERLSADLWATGVSTDDHPMAHFRGALHDRGVLTAADLRAHESGRRIEVAGLVTHRQRPATASGITFMNLEDESGLVNVVCSTGVWNRYRRVARDSPALIIRGILERSEEGVVNVLADAFEDLRTGLTHRSRDFR
- a CDS encoding DNA polymerase Y family protein, translating into MNAPLRVLVLWFPDWPLRAALGGPPPHPPTALVQANTIVACTASAREHGVRTGQRRRVAQGHLSSLRVLPHDPARDERAFLPVLHLIEKHAPGVTLLRPGLAILRARGISRYHGGEAEAAGALTSVLTEAGLPEVRIGVADGPFTAEIAARGRDACTVVPPGRSQEFLAPYPVQVLRDEQIAGLLVRLGVRTLGEFTALAPLDVRDRFGEHGARLHALAAGADSRPLTPRPPDPELVRGIEFESPLGGTDQVAFAVRQTADAVLLALGDASVVCTEVRIDMTDDNGTVFSRTWLHPTCFDASDLVDRVRWQLEALAAQSAKEPVDEARAFGGIVAVRIVPVAVDDAAHHQPGLFGSGTDERLHHAVSRVQTMLGHQGVVTAALAGGRWLADRQVLTPWGERPVPPRDPGSPWPGSLPDPLPAEVFLPPRPIGVLAADGAAISIDDRGALSQDPARIDGVAVQAWAGPWPVHERRWASDGGRRGHRLQIVDDHDHAWLVFRTGERWWVEGRYR
- a CDS encoding A24 family peptidase gives rise to the protein MDPRLALVALVHGALLGIGGWLIMIDIRTHRLPDRIVLPTLASLILLVVIDAAVAGQSAPTIRALLGMLVLGGFYALLRLISRSGMGGGDVKLAAVIGLVLGWHGWQQLAIGAASAFVLGALFALALILLRRADGTTRIAFGPWMIAGALLGVLVG
- a CDS encoding response regulator — its product is MALARLHGGPLDGQIIPLGDADDKLIVPYSETQVVYNRRGEPQNTGPEDGPTEIDYWFDEALEDLTLNDDD
- a CDS encoding CYTH domain-containing protein — protein: MTTEPSRTVEVERKYDVDIDTPLPRWGDIPGVDAVTAGEARALDARYFDTADGTLARSGVALRRRTGGPDEGWHVKGPRQGDGRLELGWPLGEGDALPDDVTATVSTWTTAPLAPLARIENDRTAYLLTGPDGVVAEFVDDRVRATDLRGGVQREWREWEMELGPAAPADAAGREVFFAAVERAVRAAGGRDSASGSKLARALGF
- a CDS encoding type III polyketide synthase; translation: MSRPPVLRSLQTIVPDTVLHQDEVRDVFAAQPDLGRLAQRIVSTSFTVSGIDTRHTVIDELSLDSDVEDPIFFDRRSGALLAPGTKARNEVYTREAARLFVDVARRALDADPDIEPADVTHVITVSCTGFHAPGPEYEIVRALGLSDSVQRYHLGFMGCYASMPALRAASQFCTADENAVVLVVSVELCTLHLRSSEDPDTIVASSLFADGAAAGIVTARALPSGVTGLRLDRFHTAIAPEGEKAMAWTIGDTGFEMILATTVPQIIGETIIGALRPLYAPEDDLVAAFDRDAVGGEVAHWAIHPGGRSILDRIQEKLHLSDAQLHPAREVLRENGNMSSATVLFVLKRILEQEGARVGDRVSAMAFGPGLTAESALMTVTAAADA
- a CDS encoding methyltransferase domain-containing protein, which encodes MSAGLSTRDVGIRELMDDPEADERMLARTYGRFGFVNAVVSRPGLLYRRDIRPRAGGAPLRILDIGAGGGDLCRFLAGRLRHDGLAAEITALDTDERAIRWASAHDRGAGVRYRRALSTELVDEGEAFDVVLSNHVLHHLDDAELQTVLEDSRRLLAPGGLAAHHDIARGRAAYALFATATWPLSGNLLADSFIREDGLLSIRRSHTVAELRAMVPHGWRVRGGVPSRLEVRWEDDRARP
- a CDS encoding NAD(P)/FAD-dependent oxidoreductase → MPDHDALVVGAGPVGLLLACLLTQDGLRVAVCERRTDADTRTRAIGIHRPGLEALEAAGLGDEVLAEALRLDGGEVRSRRRTLASLAFPPERPVLILPQPRTDALLRARLRSLVPDALRDGWTVRSVDPADDVVRVSVDTPDIARELTARCVVVADGVRSSLRADLGLGWSRRSGRASYAMVDVAEAEADARAVLHCEPSGLVESFPLPGGRRRWVARQGAGEQLGAADAFRGAVEARTGIRLDLADDVQPTVFEAAQHIARRIVRGRVVLLGDAAHEISPIGGQGMNLGWTDAVRLARELVRALPERMPDLAGYERDLRRRTRIVQSRSAFYMAMGAPAPIGVAVPRELVIRTLGTRPLRRWSAGLITMQGL